In Babylonia areolata isolate BAREFJ2019XMU chromosome 10, ASM4173473v1, whole genome shotgun sequence, the following proteins share a genomic window:
- the LOC143286982 gene encoding ras-related protein Rab-43-like, with protein MMSYSSDADEAFDYLFKIVLIGDAGVGKTCVVQRFKSGTYTEKHGSTIGVDFTMKTLNIDDKLVKLQIWDTAGQERFRTITQSYYRSANGVIIAYDITKHSSFESIPRWMEDVKRYAGSNIVKLLVGNKCDLEQLREVRKEEAGTLAKQLHMTDAVETSAKDNTNVEDAFLRIAKELKRRYGDDSAMDAEKQGTLKLNSRPVGAGGGGGCCSS; from the exons ATGATGTCTTATTCCTCCGATGCAGACGAAGCATTTGACTATCTGTTTAAGATCGTGTTAATCGGGGATGCCGGAGTGGGCAAAACGTGTGTCGTACAGCGTTTTAAATcaggcacatacacagaaaaacatGGCAGCACTATCGGCGTTGATTTCACCATGAAAACACTCAATATTGATGACAAACTCGTTAAG CTGCAAATATGGGACACAGCCGGTCAGGAGAGATTCCGCACCATCACACAGAGCTACTACCGAAGCGCCAACGGAGTGATCATTGCCTATGACATTACCAAGCACTCCTCCTTTGAGAGCATTCCACGCTGGATGGAAGATGTAAAGAGATATGCAGGCAGCAACATTGTCAAACTTCTTGTCG GTAACAAGTGTGACCTGGAACAGCTGCGAGAGGTGCGGAAGGAAGAGGCCGGCACTCTTGCCAAACAGCTGCACATGACTGACGCTGTGGAAACCAGCGCCAAGGACAACACCAATGTTGAAGACGCTTTCTTGAGGATCGCCAAG GAGCTGAAGAGAAGGTATGGAGATGACTCAGCAATGGACGCGGAGAAGCAAGGCACTCTCAAGTTGAACTCTCGACCCGTTGgcgcaggtggtggtggtggctgctgcAGCAGCTAG